The Vigna angularis cultivar LongXiaoDou No.4 chromosome 6, ASM1680809v1, whole genome shotgun sequence genome contains the following window.
ATCCGGTGCCGGAGCCCGTCGCGCCACCGCCGGAGTACCAGTCTCGGCTGAATTTAAACCCTGTGGACAGGGTTTCGGCCTCGGATCCGAGCGCGATTCAGCGCCAGTTGCAGCAGTTGCAAATTGCGGAGAGCGAGCAAGGCGCGTACCGGAGGAAGAGCGAGGATAATTACCCTGCCGGTGATTATTACGTTCAGAAGCTGCCAGAGAAGTTCCCTCCGGCGAATTTACAGCAGAACGCCCAGGGATATTGGTCGGAAAAGCATGTTTCAGGCGAAGCATATCCACCGGCGGTGTCCGCTGCATCCGGTGGAGGAGATGCGCCGGTTTACATGATATCGGCGCCGGGGGCGTTCTATCATGCGCCGGTGGTGCGGCCTCCAGCCACCCAGGGGTACTACGCGGTGCAGCGAATGGCTTCAGATGGTTACCGTGAAGCGGCAGTGTTCGGCGGTGTCACGCAGGCAAAAACGGCGGCTCAAGCAAGCTTGGCGCCAGGGCAGCAACCGGTTAAGACTCCCGCGTATACGGAAGGATTCGGTATGATGCGGCCCAGTGGGATAATGGATAATACGGGTGCGCCGTACGCACAGGTAGCGTACGATAGTGCAGGTGGGAGACAGGTTTATTATACTGCACCGGGTGGCGTAGTGCACGCTCCTCCGTACCAAGGCGTTTTTCCACCGGTCACCTCTGATCTGAGGCAAACTGCGGTGACCTTGGGTCAAGATGTTAAAGTGTTGAACAAAGTTACTCAAGGTTCAGTgtgattattgaaaaataacgGTTCAGTGTGATTAATTACGGATTAAGACTGTGCTTATCGCTGAATATGcttctctttttatttctttact
Protein-coding sequences here:
- the LOC108341806 gene encoding uncharacterized protein LOC108341806, translating into MENYSYQSYPDSGDSSPRSREIDFDNPPPPWDEQQQQQQNYKVKFMCSYGGKIHPRSHDNQLSYVGGETKILAVDRSIKFGALLAKLSALCEVAPPESNGSSLTFKYQLPGEDLDALISVTNDDDLDHMMHEYDRLYRASARPARMRLFLFLADNLPSPLPASAPLQPVIKPNNVDFLFGLEKGAGVAVAAQPAQIPPAAVKFHDPVPEPVAPPPEYQSRLNLNPVDRVSASDPSAIQRQLQQLQIAESEQGAYRRKSEDNYPAGDYYVQKLPEKFPPANLQQNAQGYWSEKHVSGEAYPPAVSAASGGGDAPVYMISAPGAFYHAPVVRPPATQGYYAVQRMASDGYREAAVFGGVTQAKTAAQASLAPGQQPVKTPAYTEGFGMMRPSGIMDNTGAPYAQVAYDSAGGRQVYYTAPGGVVHAPPYQGVFPPVTSDLRQTAVTLGQDVKVLNKVTQGSV